One window from the genome of Pseudomonas fluorescens encodes:
- a CDS encoding putative bifunctional diguanylate cyclase/phosphodiesterase, producing MDKKYRRAVDAAAIFSETDLSGRITYVNDQFCSLFGYRRDELLGANHRLLNSGQHPGEFFSAMWSTIALGQVWKGEICNRAKDGTLHWVDTTLVPVIDDETGQIERYLAIRFDVSEKRRLLHSLQWRVGHDVLTGLPNRTYLSDLLDQALEFSREENLPLAVCMLDLDGFKAVNDGYGHASGDRLLVEVARRLRSIVRGEDVVARLGGDEFVLVLRHVRGMEELHAALNRVLIAVSMPYAIDGKDIKVFASIGVTLFPWDNEDAETLLRHADQAMYVAKQSGRNRFHLFDVSRDKEVRATYQTVERVRQALADNELRLHFQPKVNMRHGTVVGLEALLRWKHPQRGLVPPREFLPLVEETDLIVEIGEWVMEQVLTQLQQWQQAGQGWPVSINISARHFQRADFVERLRQVLERHSAVPPRLLDLQIVESVAVENLAHVSACLQACQALGVGFSLGGFGTGYCSLNDLKHLRTQTIKIDKTFVRDILDDRDDLALTEAVIGLARAFGREVVAEGLDSLEHGQLLLRLGCEVAQGYFIARPMPPEQIPGWVQGFVPPSQWQQRPGDQGEGASLSARDASLRPV from the coding sequence ATGGATAAGAAGTACCGCAGGGCCGTTGACGCCGCCGCGATTTTTTCCGAGACCGATCTGAGCGGGCGCATCACCTACGTCAACGATCAATTTTGCAGTCTTTTCGGTTACCGGCGCGATGAGCTGCTGGGCGCGAACCATCGCCTGCTCAATTCCGGCCAGCACCCTGGCGAGTTCTTCAGCGCCATGTGGAGCACCATTGCCCTGGGCCAGGTCTGGAAAGGGGAAATCTGCAATCGGGCCAAGGACGGTACGCTGCACTGGGTCGACACCACCCTGGTGCCGGTGATCGACGACGAGACCGGCCAAATCGAGCGCTACCTGGCGATTCGCTTCGACGTCAGCGAAAAGCGTCGCCTGCTGCATTCGTTGCAATGGCGGGTCGGTCACGATGTGCTGACCGGCCTGCCCAATCGTACTTATCTATCGGATCTGCTGGACCAGGCCCTGGAGTTTTCCCGGGAGGAAAACCTGCCCTTGGCGGTGTGCATGCTCGACCTCGATGGCTTCAAGGCGGTCAATGACGGCTATGGTCACGCCAGCGGTGATCGACTGTTGGTGGAGGTCGCCAGGCGCCTGCGCAGCATTGTGCGTGGCGAGGACGTGGTAGCGCGGCTGGGCGGGGATGAGTTCGTGCTGGTGTTGCGCCATGTGCGCGGGATGGAAGAGCTGCATGCCGCGTTGAACCGGGTGTTGATCGCCGTCTCCATGCCGTATGCCATTGACGGCAAGGACATCAAGGTCTTCGCCAGTATTGGCGTCACGTTGTTCCCGTGGGACAACGAAGACGCCGAGACCCTGTTGCGTCATGCCGACCAGGCGATGTACGTGGCCAAGCAAAGCGGTCGCAATCGTTTCCACTTGTTCGATGTGTCCCGGGACAAGGAGGTGCGGGCCACTTACCAGACAGTCGAGCGGGTCCGCCAGGCACTGGCCGATAACGAACTGCGGCTGCATTTCCAGCCCAAGGTCAATATGCGTCATGGCACCGTGGTCGGCCTGGAGGCGCTGCTGCGCTGGAAGCATCCGCAACGTGGCCTGGTGCCGCCTCGGGAGTTCTTGCCCCTGGTGGAGGAGACTGACCTGATCGTCGAGATCGGCGAGTGGGTCATGGAACAGGTCTTGACCCAGTTGCAACAATGGCAGCAGGCGGGGCAGGGCTGGCCGGTGAGCATCAATATCTCGGCACGGCATTTCCAGCGGGCGGATTTTGTCGAGCGACTGCGACAGGTGTTGGAGCGGCATTCGGCGGTGCCGCCACGGCTGTTGGACCTGCAGATTGTCGAGTCCGTCGCCGTGGAGAACCTGGCCCACGTCAGCGCCTGCCTCCAGGCGTGCCAGGCACTGGGCGTGGGGTTTTCCCTGGGTGGTTTCGGCACCGGCTACTGCTCGCTCAACGACCTCAAGCACCTGCGCACGCAAACCATCAAGATCGACAAGACCTTCGTGCGCGACATTCTCGATGACCGCGACGACCTGGCGCTGACCGAAGCGGTGATCGGCCTGGCTCGGGCGTTTGGCCGCGAGGTGGTCGCCGAAGGGCTGGACAGCCTGGAGCATGGCCAACTGTTGCTGCG
- a CDS encoding helix-turn-helix domain-containing protein — protein MQISSLGPAIRRYRKVAGLTQAELGEKTGFDPKTISRFETGTYTPSVEALFLLANVLDVQLKAFFADMADEDEQRAYLFGVIHKATPKDLGKLIAAVDQALSKP, from the coding sequence ATGCAAATTTCAAGTTTGGGTCCGGCCATCAGACGCTACCGCAAAGTAGCGGGGCTTACTCAGGCTGAACTTGGCGAAAAAACCGGTTTTGACCCTAAAACCATCAGCCGCTTCGAAACCGGCACCTACACCCCCAGCGTCGAAGCCTTGTTCCTGCTTGCCAATGTGCTGGATGTGCAACTGAAGGCCTTTTTTGCCGACATGGCCGATGAGGACGAACAGCGGGCGTACCTGTTCGGTGTCATACACAAAGCCACCCCGAAGGACCTGGGAAAGCTGATCGCAGCGGTCGACCAGGCCTTGTCCAAGCCTTGA
- a CDS encoding DUF4823 domain-containing protein yields the protein MRKLSIILVSILATGCTAKYAQQDVFPNPGKLDRQMPVTIAIPVDGRYETTPYPASGDMTAAAVKTAFSYYTNRVTVVGACRELSCLRQNSPSGYYVIPEILHWEERATEWSGLPDKIEVKLAIYGPTGAQPLGSAILSGKSKWATFGGDHPQDLLQEPITEYVKAQY from the coding sequence GTGCGTAAACTTTCGATCATTCTTGTCTCGATACTCGCCACCGGCTGCACCGCCAAATACGCGCAACAAGACGTATTCCCCAACCCGGGAAAACTTGATCGGCAAATGCCCGTCACCATCGCCATACCGGTCGACGGCCGCTACGAAACGACGCCCTACCCTGCCTCCGGTGATATGACAGCTGCCGCCGTCAAGACGGCCTTCTCTTATTACACCAACCGTGTGACGGTAGTGGGCGCGTGCCGTGAATTGAGCTGCCTGAGACAGAACAGCCCTTCGGGCTACTACGTCATCCCGGAAATCCTGCACTGGGAAGAACGCGCCACGGAATGGTCGGGCCTCCCCGACAAGATTGAAGTGAAGCTCGCCATTTATGGCCCGACTGGCGCACAGCCGCTGGGGTCTGCGATCTTGTCCGGTAAAAGCAAATGGGCGACTTTCGGTGGAGATCATCCACAGGATCTTTTGCAAGAGCCGATTACTGAGTATGTGAAGGCTCAGTACTGA
- a CDS encoding zinc-binding metallopeptidase family protein: MYRFFEQLSSRIAAPFMGDRSRNSKVWPCRCGQSLFFRNSQCLACLAALGYQPEQSRLSSLQPAEQPDTWTLDADPQAGLFRRCANLDTPAACNWLLPDNGRDTLCIACSLNRTIPDLSIPENPERWRKVETAKRRLVAQLITFGLPVIPKTVDENIGLAFDFIGVDPDGKSPMTGHASGLITLDIKEADDAHREYVRQQMREPYRTLLGHFRHEVGHYYWDRLIANSHWLEAFRELFGDERASYAEALERHYQQGAPLDWQTRYVSAYATMHPWEDWAETWAHYLHMMDAVDTALGFGMSAREMDFDYQPFPPETLYDPEHTGGAAFLSFVNAWIELAGMLNELSRSMGQPDFYPFVVPAAVITKLHFIHLVIQEEGGRADEVLL; the protein is encoded by the coding sequence ATGTACCGCTTCTTCGAACAACTGAGTTCACGCATCGCCGCACCGTTCATGGGCGACCGGTCGCGCAACAGCAAGGTCTGGCCGTGTCGTTGCGGCCAGTCCCTGTTTTTTCGCAACAGCCAATGCCTGGCCTGCCTGGCGGCCCTGGGGTATCAGCCCGAGCAGAGTCGCTTGTCCTCCCTGCAGCCCGCTGAGCAGCCCGACACCTGGACGCTGGATGCCGATCCGCAAGCCGGGCTGTTCCGCCGTTGCGCCAACCTCGACACCCCGGCGGCCTGCAATTGGCTGCTGCCGGACAATGGGCGCGATACCCTGTGCATCGCCTGCAGCCTGAACCGCACTATCCCCGACCTGTCGATTCCGGAAAACCCTGAGCGCTGGCGCAAGGTCGAGACCGCCAAGCGTCGTCTGGTCGCGCAACTGATTACCTTTGGCTTGCCGGTCATCCCGAAAACCGTCGACGAAAACATCGGCCTGGCTTTCGACTTCATCGGCGTCGACCCCGACGGCAAATCGCCGATGACCGGCCATGCCAGCGGGCTGATCACCCTCGACATCAAAGAGGCGGACGATGCCCATCGTGAGTACGTGCGCCAGCAGATGCGCGAGCCGTATCGCACCTTGCTCGGGCATTTTCGTCATGAGGTGGGGCATTACTACTGGGATCGACTGATTGCCAACAGCCACTGGCTCGAGGCGTTTCGCGAGTTGTTCGGCGATGAGCGCGCCAGCTATGCCGAAGCCCTGGAGCGCCACTACCAGCAAGGTGCGCCGCTGGATTGGCAAACCCGCTATGTCAGTGCCTACGCCACCATGCACCCTTGGGAAGACTGGGCGGAAACCTGGGCCCATTACCTGCACATGATGGACGCGGTAGACACCGCCCTGGGCTTCGGCATGAGTGCCCGGGAGATGGATTTCGACTACCAACCGTTCCCGCCCGAGACCTTGTACGACCCCGAACACACTGGCGGCGCGGCTTTCCTCTCGTTCGTCAACGCCTGGATCGAACTGGCCGGCATGCTCAACGAATTGTCCCGCAGCATGGGCCAGCCGGACTTCTACCCGTTCGTCGTGCCGGCAGCGGTGATCACCAAACTGCATTTCATCCATCTGGTGATCCAGGAAGAGGGTGGTCGGGCGGATGAGGTGTTGTTGTAG
- the ligA gene encoding NAD-dependent DNA ligase LigA, protein MNAVETRIQKLRTELDQHNYRYHVLDEPSIPDAEYDRLFHELKALEEQHPELVTSDSPTQRVGSVALSAFSQVRHEIPMLSLGNAFDETTMREFDRRVTEGLDLPMGDLLGGGAAVEYSCEPKLDGLAVSLLYQDGMLVRGATRGDGTTGEDISVNVRTVRNIPLKLQGTGWPPLLEVRGEVYMSKAGFERLNATQLEVGGKTFANPRNAAAGSLRQLDSRITANRPLEFCCYGIGQVTSDIADTHIGNLKQLKAWGMPISRELKLARGIDECLDYYRDIGERRNALPYEIDGVVFKVNSIASQRELGFRAREPRWAIAHKFPATEELTELLDVEFQVGRTGAVTPVARLKPVKVAGVTVANATLHNMDEVARLGVMIGDTVIIRRAGDVIPQVVQVVSERRPENARPVEVPQQCPVCGSHVERTQLIKRSKGRETVSEGAVYRCVGRLACGAQLKQAIIHFVSRRAMDIEGLGEKSVEQLVDEGLVGSPADLYALTFEQVVDLEGFAELSSKNLLAAIVDSKKPSLARFIYALGIPDVGEETAKVLARSLGSLERVQAALPQVLTYLPDVGLEVAHEIHSFFEDPHNRQVIKDLLRHGLEIQDQGELGAEFSASTTLGGFLDKLHIPSVGPGGAQKLADKFGSLEGVMNADWLDMRQALPEKQANAVREFFAIAANRQQAEAAQQQLRDFGMHWQSEKKVVEGLPEAGHTWVLTGSLELMSRDVAKDKLESLGAKVAGSVSAKTHCVVAGPGAGSKLTKANELGLKVLDEAAFVAFLSQHGITVQS, encoded by the coding sequence ATGAACGCCGTTGAAACCCGCATCCAAAAGCTGCGTACCGAGCTGGATCAGCACAACTACCGCTACCACGTCCTCGATGAGCCAAGCATTCCCGATGCCGAGTACGACCGCCTGTTCCACGAGCTCAAGGCCCTGGAAGAGCAGCATCCGGAACTGGTCACCAGCGACTCCCCGACCCAACGGGTCGGCAGCGTGGCGCTGTCGGCGTTCAGCCAGGTGCGCCACGAGATCCCGATGCTCAGCCTGGGCAACGCCTTCGACGAAACCACCATGCGTGAGTTCGACCGGCGGGTGACGGAAGGTCTCGACCTGCCCATGGGTGACTTGCTGGGCGGTGGCGCGGCGGTGGAGTACAGCTGCGAGCCGAAGCTCGATGGGCTGGCGGTCAGCCTGTTGTATCAGGACGGCATGCTGGTGCGCGGCGCCACGCGCGGTGACGGCACCACGGGCGAGGACATCAGCGTCAATGTGCGCACCGTGCGCAACATTCCCCTCAAGTTGCAGGGCACCGGCTGGCCGCCGCTGCTGGAAGTGCGCGGCGAGGTGTACATGTCCAAGGCCGGCTTCGAGCGCCTCAACGCCACGCAGTTGGAGGTGGGCGGCAAGACGTTTGCCAACCCGCGCAACGCGGCGGCCGGCAGCCTGCGTCAGCTCGATTCCAGGATCACGGCCAACCGGCCCCTGGAGTTCTGTTGCTACGGCATCGGCCAGGTGACGTCGGACATCGCCGACACCCACATCGGTAACCTCAAGCAACTCAAGGCCTGGGGCATGCCCATCAGCCGTGAGCTGAAACTGGCCCGCGGCATCGACGAATGCCTGGATTACTACCGTGACATCGGCGAGCGGCGCAACGCGTTGCCCTACGAGATCGACGGCGTGGTGTTCAAGGTCAACAGCATCGCCTCCCAGCGCGAGCTCGGTTTCCGCGCCCGGGAACCGCGTTGGGCCATCGCCCACAAGTTTCCCGCCACTGAAGAACTCACCGAGTTGCTGGACGTCGAGTTCCAGGTCGGCCGCACGGGCGCGGTGACTCCGGTGGCCCGACTCAAGCCGGTGAAAGTCGCCGGCGTGACCGTGGCCAACGCCACCCTGCACAACATGGATGAAGTGGCGCGCCTGGGCGTGATGATCGGCGACACCGTGATCATCCGCCGTGCCGGAGATGTGATCCCGCAGGTGGTGCAGGTCGTCTCCGAGCGCCGTCCGGAAAACGCCCGCCCGGTGGAGGTGCCCCAGCAATGTCCCGTCTGCGGCTCCCACGTCGAGCGCACGCAATTGATCAAGCGCAGCAAGGGCCGCGAAACCGTCAGCGAAGGCGCGGTGTACCGCTGCGTCGGTCGCCTGGCCTGTGGCGCGCAACTCAAGCAGGCGATCATTCACTTCGTTTCGCGTCGGGCCATGGACATCGAGGGCCTGGGCGAGAAGAGCGTCGAGCAACTGGTGGATGAGGGGCTGGTGGGTTCGCCTGCCGATCTGTATGCCTTGACCTTCGAGCAGGTGGTCGACCTGGAAGGCTTTGCCGAACTGTCGAGCAAGAACCTGCTGGCCGCCATCGTCGACAGCAAAAAACCAAGCCTGGCGCGGTTTATCTACGCCCTCGGCATTCCGGACGTGGGCGAGGAGACGGCCAAGGTCCTGGCTCGCTCCCTCGGTTCGCTGGAGCGCGTGCAGGCGGCCTTGCCCCAGGTGCTCACGTACTTGCCGGACGTCGGTCTGGAAGTCGCCCACGAGATCCACAGCTTCTTTGAAGACCCGCATAACCGCCAGGTGATCAAGGACCTGCTGCGCCATGGCCTCGAGATCCAGGACCAGGGCGAGTTGGGCGCCGAGTTTTCCGCCAGCACCACCCTGGGTGGCTTTCTCGACAAGTTGCACATTCCTTCGGTGGGGCCGGGCGGGGCGCAGAAACTGGCGGACAAGTTCGGCTCGCTCGAAGGCGTGATGAACGCCGATTGGCTGGACATGCGCCAGGCGCTGCCGGAAAAGCAGGCCAACGCCGTACGCGAGTTCTTCGCCATCGCCGCCAACCGTCAACAGGCCGAAGCGGCGCAACAGCAGTTGCGCGACTTCGGCATGCACTGGCAAAGCGAGAAGAAAGTCGTCGAAGGCTTGCCGGAGGCCGGGCACACCTGGGTGCTGACCGGTTCGCTGGAGCTGATGAGTCGTGACGTCGCCAAGGACAAGCTGGAGAGCCTGGGGGCCAAGGTGGCCGGTTCCGTGTCGGCGAAAACCCATTGCGTGGTGGCCGGGCCGGGGGCGGGTTCGAAATTGACCAAGGCAAACGAGCTGGGCCTCAAGGTGCTCGACGAAGCGGCGTTCGTGGCTTTTTTGAGTCAGCATGGCATCACGGTTCAATCGTGA
- the zipA gene encoding cell division protein ZipA: protein MEIGLREWLIVIGIIVIAGILFDGWRRMRGGKGKLKFRLDRSLSNLPDEDDSAELLGPPRVLDTHKEPQLDEHDLPSMSAPVREPRESGSKRGKRNSEPSQGDLNLNLDLDGGPSFSSRDGDFPDETRTPSADKDQAQAEEVLVISVICRDPAGFKGPALLQNILESGLRFGEMDIFHRHESMAGNGEVLFSMANAVKPGVFDLDDIDHFSTPAVSFFLGLPGPRHPKQAFDVMVAAARKLSQELNGELKDDQRSVLTAQTIEHYRQRIVEFERRALTQKR from the coding sequence ATGGAAATCGGTCTGCGCGAGTGGCTGATCGTCATCGGCATCATTGTCATTGCCGGTATTCTTTTCGACGGCTGGCGTCGCATGCGCGGCGGCAAGGGGAAACTGAAGTTTCGCCTGGATCGCAGCCTGTCGAACCTGCCTGATGAGGATGACAGCGCCGAACTGCTGGGCCCGCCGCGGGTGCTGGACACCCACAAGGAGCCGCAGCTGGACGAGCACGACTTGCCGTCGATGAGCGCACCTGTCCGCGAGCCACGGGAGTCGGGTTCCAAGCGCGGCAAGCGCAACAGCGAGCCGTCCCAGGGTGATTTGAACCTGAACCTCGACCTGGATGGTGGGCCGAGCTTCAGCAGTCGCGACGGCGACTTCCCGGACGAGACCAGGACCCCGAGCGCCGACAAGGACCAGGCCCAGGCTGAAGAAGTGCTGGTGATCAGCGTGATCTGCCGCGACCCGGCCGGCTTCAAGGGCCCGGCGTTGCTGCAGAACATCCTCGAAAGCGGCCTGCGTTTCGGCGAGATGGACATTTTCCACCGCCACGAAAGCATGGCCGGTAACGGCGAGGTGCTGTTCTCCATGGCCAACGCGGTCAAGCCCGGTGTGTTCGACCTCGACGACATCGATCATTTCAGCACGCCAGCGGTGAGTTTCTTCCTCGGCCTGCCGGGCCCGCGTCATCCCAAGCAAGCCTTCGACGTGATGGTGGCCGCGGCGCGCAAGCTGTCCCAGGAACTCAATGGTGAACTGAAGGATGACCAGCGCAGCGTGCTGACCGCCCAGACCATCGAGCACTACCGCCAGCGCATCGTCGAATTCGAGCGCCGGGCGCTGACCCAGAAGCGCTGA
- the smc gene encoding chromosome segregation protein SMC, with translation MRLKCIKLAGFKSFVDPTTVNFPSNMAAVVGPNGCGKSNIIDAVRWVMGESSAKNLRGESMTDVIFNGSTSRKPVSQASIELVFDNSDGTLVGEYAAYAEISIRRKVTRDSQNSYFLNGAKCRRRDITDIFLGTGLGPRSYSIIEQGMISKLIEAKPEDLRNFIEEAAGISKYKERRRETENRIRRTHENLARLTDLREELERQLERLHRQAEAAKKYQEYKGEERQLKAQLSALRWQALNEQVGQREAIIGNQEVSFEALVAEQRNADAAIERLRDGHHDLSERFNLVQGRFYSVGGDIARVEQSIQHGQQRLRQLQDDLKEAERARLETESHLGHDRTLLLTLGEELDRLTPEQEITSAAAEEAAAALEEAELTMHGWQEQWDSFNLASAEPRRQAEVQQSRIQQLETSMERLAERQRRLSEERALLAADPEDAAILELSEQLATSEATLEDLQASEDAQVERLEQLRQALQLALQNQQQGQGELQRLNGRLASLEALQQAALDPGTGTAEWLRDQHLAERPRLAEGLKVDAGWELAVETVLGADLQAVLVDDFGGFDLSGFTQGDLRLLSPAGDGVRIPGSLLDKVEAQVDLSPWLGQVKPVDSLEQALALRGQLAAGESLISRDGYWVGRHFLRVRRASEAESGMLARGQEIQRLGAEREEREARVEALETELQNLRAQQRQQENGREHLRRLLQDEARQQGELKAQLSAGKAKVEQLALRRTRLEEEITELGEQRALEHEQIGEARLQLQEALDAMALDTEQRELLLAQRDSLRERLDRVRQEARQHKDHAHQLAVRLGSLKAQYDSTRQALERLEMQSERLTEKREQLSLNLEEGEAPLEELRLKLEELLDKRMSVDEELKTAQIALEDADRELRDAEKRRSQAEQQSQLIRGQMEQQRMEWQALTVRRKALQDQLLEDGYDLDGVLATLVAGANEKDAEEELERIAQRIQRLGAINLAAIDEYQQQSERKRYLDAQNDDLVEALETLENVIRKIDKETRNRFKDTFDQINGGLQALFPKVFGGGSAYLELTGEDLLDTGVTIMARPPGKKNSTIHLLSGGEKALTALALVFAIFKLNPAPFCMLDEVDAPLDDANVGRYARLVKEMSETVQFIYITHNKIAMEMADQLMGVTMHEPGCSRLVAVDVEEAMAMVDA, from the coding sequence GTGCGGCTCAAGTGCATCAAGTTGGCGGGGTTCAAGTCCTTCGTCGACCCGACCACGGTGAACTTCCCCAGTAACATGGCGGCGGTGGTCGGACCCAACGGTTGCGGCAAGTCGAACATCATCGACGCCGTGCGCTGGGTGATGGGCGAGAGCTCAGCCAAGAACCTGCGCGGCGAGTCGATGACCGATGTCATCTTCAACGGCTCCACCAGTCGCAAACCGGTAAGCCAGGCGAGCATCGAGCTGGTGTTCGACAACTCCGACGGCACCCTGGTGGGCGAGTACGCAGCCTATGCGGAAATCTCCATTCGTCGCAAAGTGACCCGCGACAGCCAGAACAGCTATTTCCTCAATGGCGCCAAGTGCCGGCGTCGCGACATCACCGATATTTTCCTCGGCACCGGCCTGGGCCCGCGCAGCTACTCGATCATCGAACAGGGCATGATCTCCAAGCTGATCGAAGCCAAGCCCGAGGACCTGCGCAACTTCATCGAAGAGGCTGCGGGGATCTCCAAATACAAGGAGCGGCGGCGCGAGACCGAAAACCGCATTCGTCGCACCCACGAAAACCTGGCGCGCCTGACCGACCTGCGCGAAGAGCTCGAACGTCAGCTCGAACGTCTGCACCGCCAGGCCGAGGCCGCGAAGAAGTACCAGGAATACAAGGGCGAGGAGCGCCAGCTCAAGGCCCAGCTTTCGGCCCTGCGCTGGCAGGCGTTGAACGAGCAGGTCGGCCAGCGTGAAGCGATCATTGGCAACCAGGAAGTCAGCTTCGAAGCCCTGGTGGCCGAACAGCGTAATGCGGACGCCGCCATCGAGCGCCTGCGCGACGGTCATCATGACCTGTCCGAGCGCTTCAATCTGGTGCAAGGACGCTTCTATTCGGTGGGCGGCGACATTGCCCGGGTCGAGCAGAGCATCCAGCATGGGCAGCAACGGCTGCGGCAGTTGCAGGATGACTTGAAGGAAGCCGAGCGGGCGCGCCTGGAAACCGAATCGCACCTGGGCCACGACCGCACACTGCTGTTGACCCTTGGCGAAGAGCTGGACAGGCTCACGCCGGAGCAGGAAATCACCAGTGCCGCCGCCGAAGAGGCCGCCGCGGCCCTGGAAGAAGCCGAACTGACCATGCATGGCTGGCAAGAGCAGTGGGACAGCTTCAACCTGGCCTCGGCCGAGCCGCGGCGCCAGGCTGAAGTCCAGCAGTCGCGCATCCAGCAGTTGGAAACCAGTATGGAGCGCCTGGCCGAACGCCAGCGCCGCCTGTCCGAAGAACGCGCCTTGCTCGCGGCGGACCCGGAAGACGCAGCGATCCTGGAACTGAGCGAACAACTGGCGACCAGCGAAGCCACCCTCGAAGACTTGCAGGCCAGCGAAGACGCCCAGGTCGAACGCCTTGAGCAACTGCGCCAGGCCTTGCAATTGGCCTTGCAGAACCAGCAGCAGGGCCAGGGTGAGTTGCAGCGGCTCAATGGGCGCCTGGCTTCGCTGGAGGCCTTGCAGCAAGCGGCGCTGGACCCGGGCACCGGCACCGCCGAATGGCTGCGCGACCAGCACCTGGCCGAACGCCCGCGGCTGGCCGAGGGGCTGAAGGTCGATGCCGGTTGGGAGCTGGCGGTGGAAACCGTGCTGGGGGCCGACCTGCAAGCGGTGCTGGTGGATGACTTCGGCGGCTTCGACCTGTCGGGCTTTACCCAGGGCGATCTGCGCCTGCTCAGCCCGGCCGGCGACGGAGTACGAATTCCCGGCAGCTTGCTGGACAAGGTCGAGGCCCAGGTGGACTTGTCGCCGTGGCTGGGACAGGTCAAGCCGGTGGACAGCCTTGAGCAGGCGTTGGCCCTGCGCGGGCAATTGGCGGCCGGCGAAAGCCTGATCAGTCGTGACGGGTATTGGGTCGGCCGGCATTTCCTGCGGGTGCGCCGGGCCAGCGAAGCCGAGAGCGGCATGCTCGCCCGTGGCCAGGAAATCCAGCGCCTGGGCGCCGAACGCGAAGAGCGCGAAGCCAGAGTCGAAGCCCTGGAAACCGAATTGCAAAACCTGCGGGCGCAACAGCGTCAACAGGAAAACGGCCGCGAACACCTGCGGCGGCTGTTGCAGGATGAAGCGCGCCAGCAAGGCGAGCTCAAGGCGCAGTTGTCGGCCGGCAAGGCCAAGGTCGAGCAACTGGCGCTGCGTCGCACCCGCCTGGAAGAAGAAATCACCGAGCTGGGCGAGCAGCGGGCGCTGGAGCACGAACAGATCGGTGAGGCGCGCTTGCAACTGCAAGAGGCCCTCGATGCCATGGCACTGGACACCGAGCAGCGTGAACTGCTGCTGGCCCAGCGTGACAGCTTGCGTGAGCGCCTGGATCGGGTGCGCCAGGAAGCACGCCAGCACAAGGACCACGCCCATCAGTTGGCGGTGCGCCTGGGCTCGCTCAAGGCTCAATACGATTCCACGCGCCAGGCCTTGGAACGACTGGAAATGCAGTCCGAACGCCTGACCGAAAAACGCGAGCAACTGAGCCTCAATCTGGAGGAGGGCGAGGCACCTTTGGAAGAGCTGCGCCTCAAACTCGAAGAGTTGCTCGACAAGCGCATGAGCGTCGACGAAGAACTCAAGACGGCGCAGATCGCCCTGGAGGACGCCGACCGCGAACTGCGCGACGCTGAGAAGCGCCGCAGCCAGGCCGAGCAGCAATCCCAACTGATCCGCGGCCAGATGGAACAGCAGCGCATGGAGTGGCAAGCCCTGACGGTGCGGCGCAAAGCCTTGCAGGACCAATTGCTGGAAGACGGCTACGACCTCGATGGCGTGCTCGCCACCTTGGTGGCCGGGGCGAATGAAAAGGACGCCGAGGAAGAACTGGAGCGCATTGCCCAGCGTATCCAGCGCCTGGGGGCAATCAACCTGGCGGCCATCGACGAGTACCAGCAGCAGTCCGAGCGCAAGCGCTACCTGGACGCCCAGAACGATGACCTGGTGGAAGCGCTGGAGACCCTGGAAAACGTCATCCGCAAGATCGACAAGGAAACCCGCAACCGCTTCAAGGATACCTTTGATCAGATCAACGGCGGTTTGCAGGCCCTTTTCCCAAAAGTTTTCGGTGGCGGCAGCGCCTATTTGGAACTGACGGGCGAAGATTTACTCGATACAGGGGTGACAATCATGGCGCGTCCTCCTGGCAAGAAGAACAGCACCATCCATTTGCTCTCCGGTGGCGAAAAGGCGCTGACCGCGCTGGCCCTGGTCTTTGCCATCTTCAAATTGAACCCGGCGCCGTTCTGCATGCTCGACGAAGTCGACGCGCCATTGGACGACGCCAACGTAGGCCGTTACGCACGGCTGGTGAAGGAGATGTCTGAAACGGTGCAGTTCATCTACATCACCCACAACAAGATCGCCATGGAAATGGCCGATCAGTTGATGGGGGTGACCATGCATGAGCCTGGCTGTTCGCGACTGGTGGCGGTGGATGTGGAGGAGGCCATGGCCATGGTGGATGCCTGA